One region of Brassica napus cultivar Da-Ae chromosome A10, Da-Ae, whole genome shotgun sequence genomic DNA includes:
- the LOC106369395 gene encoding NAC domain-containing protein 69, which produces MNRYTFNPPEDELINYYLNNKITENDDPEEKQINEVNICHHEPADLPGLAKIESGHTWYFISPVEKFGKLNRRKRASKTGHWKITGNSCTIKDTDGNPIGLKKFLVFQENKNRRSSTLLPTPAQQHKFTWIIHEFHSFLHHPNKMLTHHKDPVEDYGGDYCNDLEELTQSWEQGESSGLLRGENGHVYGQNTVENSNVSDTTLRKKLLSYFIGIEMK; this is translated from the exons ATGAATAGGTACACATTTAACCCACCTGAGGATGAGCTCATTAACTACTACTTGAATAACAAGATCACAGAAAATGATGATCCTGAGGAGAAACAAATAAACGAGGTCAACATATGTCACCATGAACCAGCAGATTTACCAG GGCTGGCGAAGATAGAATCGGGTCACACTTGGTACTTCATATCGCCGGTAGAGAAGTTCGGGAAACTCAACCGAAGGAAGAGGGCATCAAAGACAGGACACTGGAAGATAACGGGGAATAGCTGTACGATTAAGGACACTGATGGTAACCCTATCGGTTTAAAGAAGTTTCTTGTGttccaagaaaacaaaaacagaagatCATCTACTTTACTACCCACCCCAGCCCAACAACACAAGTTCACTTGGATCATCCATGAATTTCATTCCTTTCTCCACCACCCCAATAAG ATGTTGACGCACCACAAGGACCCTGTCGAAGATTACGGTGGAGACTACTGTAATGACTTAGAAGAGCTAACCC AGTCATGGGAACAAGGTGAATCCAGCGGTCTCCTTCGCGGAGAAAATGGACACGTATACGGACAAAACACCGTGGAAAACTCGAATGTGAGTGACACAACGTTGAGAAAAAAATTGCTTTCTTATTTTATTGGTAtagaaatgaaataa